A genomic window from Fusarium oxysporum Fo47 chromosome X, complete sequence includes:
- a CDS encoding cytochrome P450 — MSLYHIESALLSGLAVFLGASVVLCLYRAIASPLRRIPGPFVSRFSDIWYFLQVKGGNFEKVNIALHQRFGPIVRLGPNRYSLCHVDATQGIYSINSGAKFAKSPWYSAFGNPLIPRDLFSESNIRVHAQKRRQYQNVYSLSSMVSYEAFVDECADLFDQRLWEMASDDTTQKVGVPTDIGHWFQCYAFDVISMITFSKRLGFLEAGRDIDNIMSTLDNSVVFSSLMGIFPSFYKVVLALQRVLPQVQFSKFQAISDFTTQCMAEHQAVPKVMSPDGDENEEKTNFMTKLMARHHKDPAKYTEFYAWLGCMQNIAAGSDTTGATLTATLYYLLKHPQTMKKLRQEIDHHDRNNSSKSFSFKQTQDMLYLQAVIKEALRMHPATGLPLERVVPEGGATICGQFFPAGTVVGVNTWVEHYNEQIFGPDATEFRPERWLDKDRNKVAFLNRHWIPFGMGARTCIGRHVSYLEISKLMPRILRDYDFESTGDMQHGIKSWKTMNHWFVKPKDFRVMLKIRKSQVEN, encoded by the exons ATGTCTCTTTATCATATTGAAAGTGCTCTTTTATCTGGCCTTGCTGTGTTTCTAGGGGCATCTGTTGTACTGTGTCTTTATCGTGCTATCGCTTCGCCCTTGCGGAGGATCCCTGGGCCTTTTGTGTCCCGCTTTTCAGATATTTGGTACTTCTTGCAAGTCAAGGGCGGCAACTTTGAAAAGGTTAACATCGCTCTCCATCAAAGATTCGGCCCTATCGTGCGTCTGGGTCCGAATCGATACAGCTTGTGCCATGTGGATGCGACCCAAGGGATTTACAGCATTAATTCTGGAGCTAAATTCGCCAAGTCACCGTGGTATAGCGCATTTGGCAACCCTCTCATTCCGAGGGACCTTTTCTCAGAGTCAAACATTCGAGTCCATGCCCAGAAGAGACGGCAATACCAAAATGTATACTCTCTATCGTCTATGGTATCTTACGAAGCGTTCGTCGATGAATGCGCCGACCTCTTCGATCAGCGGCTTTGGGAGATGGCGAGTGATGACACAACACAGAAGGTTGGTGTACCCACGGACATAGGCCACTGGTTCCAATGCTACGCCTTCGATGTCATTTCCATGATAACCTTTTCGAAACGATTGGGCTTTCTCGAAGCTGGTCGCGATATAGACAACATAATGTCCACTCTGGACAACAGTGTCGTATTCAGCAGTCTGATGGGTATTTTTCCGAGCTTTTATAAAGTCGTGCTTGCCCTCCAAAGAGTTTTGCCACAAGTACAATTCTCAAAGTTTCAAGCAATTTCCGATTTCACAACACAATGTATGGCCGAGCACCAGGCAGTACCCAAAGTCATGTCGCCAGACGGAGATGAGAACGAGGAGAAGACGAACTTTATGACTAAGCTCATGGCACGCCATCATAAAGATCCAGCAAAATATACCGAATTTTACGCTTGGTTAGGTTGCATGCAGAACATCGCAGCTGGCTCAGACACGACCGGAGCCACCCTAACTGCTACACTATATTATTTGCTCAAACATCCACAGACAATGAAAAAGCTCCGACAAGAAattgatcatcatgatcgcAATAACTCGTCAAAGTCATTTAGCTTTAAGCAGACTCAGGATATGTTGTATTTACAGGCCGTCATCAAAGAGGCATTAAGAATGCACCCTGCAACAGGACTGCCGCTGGAAAGGGTGGTGCCTGAGGGTGGTGCCACCATCTGTGGTCAATTCTTTCCGGCAGGG ACCGTCGTCGGTGTCAACACTTGGGTAGAACACTATAACGAGCAGATCTTTGGCCCGGATGCCACTGAGTTTCGACCAGAACGATGGTTGGACAAGGACAGAAACAAGGTGGCTTTCTTGAATCGCCATTGGATACCT TTTGGCATGGGTGCGCGAACTTGTATAGGAAGACATGTCTCCTATTTGGAAATATCAAAACTAATGCCAAGAATATTGCGGGACTATGACTTTGAGTCAACTGGGGACATGCAGCATGGTATCAAGTCATGGAAAACTATGAATCATTGGTTCGTTAAACCAAAGGATTTTAGGGTTATGCTGAAAATCAGAAAGTCCCAAGTTGAAAACTAA
- a CDS encoding Alpha/Beta hydrolase protein — MFLQSIWGFPASHAHTLNRPASSPPTASILNGIILGTTTRVPTAPTPVVNQYLGVPFAKSPPERFLPPEDPEPWTSIWNATYYRPSCIQHFANDVFRKIFNSDQPPESEDCLHLNIFTPSTATECGRPVMVWIHGGSFQLGSARLSEYDGSFLAAKHGVVVVTMNYRTNVFGFPASPEIPLHQRNLGFMDQRKALAWVSRNIGAFGGDPSKVTIFGESVGGYSVKQLLINPPRPLPFRAAIIQSQAFGPAGGGEASWATLVKELECNATTAAQQLACVLDAPAEAIRNILDYRGLSFTPVVDNITNGPFLNDAFYQGSIAEVPILIGTNADEGTVLTSVMPPPEQMLGAIFGNNTASKELARLHYPSNATVAELQSRILTDYSYTCTTSAIAELLAHGYQNVWRYFFNATFPNNAPFKGAGAWHTSEIPLVFGTYRVDNETTAAQVRLSDSMQSAWAGFAKHPEDGPGWPMVGSQDKDLQLFDTNYAVRGRTIDRNLVDTACSYYDVSVQLNGL, encoded by the exons ATGTTCCTACAAT CCATTTGGGGTTTCCCTGCATCGCACGCCCATACCCTGAACAGACCTGCCTCCTCACCGCCGACGGCTAGCATACTCAACGGCATTATTTTGGGAACCACGACTCGAGTGCCAACAGCTCCAACCCCCGTGGTAAATCAGTACCTCGGTGTTCCTTTTGCAAAGTCTCCACCAGAACGGTTCTTACCCCCCGAGGATCCTGAGCCATGGACCTCCATTTGGAATGCTACCTATTACCGTCCTTCATGTATCCAGCACTTTGCGA ATGATGTCTTCAGAAAGATTTTCAACAGCGACCAACCTCCTGAGAGTGAGGACTGCCTCCACCTCAACATTTTTACTCCTTCAACTGCAACCGAATGCGGAAGACCAGTGATGGTCTGGATACATGGAGGAAGCTTCCAGTTAGGGTCTGCTCGTCTCTCTGAATATGATGGCTCATTCTTGGCCGCCAAACACGGCGTCGTCGTCGTTACAATGAACTACCGAACAAATG TGTTCGGCTTTCCTGCCTCGCCCGAAATCCCTCTCCATCAGCGCAATCTCGGATTTATGGACCAACGCAAAGCATTGGCATGGGTCAGCCGGAACATTGGAGCTTTCGGTGGAGATCCATCCAAAGTGACCATATTTGGCGAATCCGTAGGTGGGTATTCCGTAAAGCAGCTGCTAATTAACCCTCCACGGCCCTTGCCGTTCCGGGCTGCCATTATCCAGAGCCAGGCATTTGGACCTGCTGGCGGCGGAGAGGCGTCGTGGGCGACTTTGGTAAAAGAGCTAGAATGCAACGCCACTACGGCAGCACAGCAACTCGCCTGCGTCTTGGATGCGCCCGCTGAAGCCATCAGAAACATCCTAGACTATCGAGGGCTTAGCTTTACTCCGGTCGTTGACAACATTACCAACGGTCCTTTTCTCAACGATGCTTTCTATCAAGGGTCGATAGCCGAAGTGCCTATCCTCATTGGGACGAACGCAGACGAAGGCACAGTGTTGACGTCGGTAATGCCGCCCCCCGAGCAGATGCTTGGCGCTATTTTCGGCAACAACACTGCTTCCAAAGAGCTCGCGCGATTACATTATCCCTCGAATGCAACAGTGGCAGAGCTGCAATCACGTATTCTCACCGACTACTCGTATACTTGTACCACCTCCGCCATCGCTGAATTACTTGCTCATGGGTATCAGAACGTGTGGCGGTATTTTTTCAATGCAACCTTTCCGAACAATGCGCCCTTTAAAGGGGCTGGAGCATGGCACACTTCGGAAATACCACTTGTTTTCGGTACCTATCGAGTGGATAACGAAACCACGGCTGCGCAAGTCAGGCTCAGTGATTCTATGCAGAGTGCTTGGGCGGGTTTTGCTAAGCATCCAGAAGATGGGCCTGGTTGGCCAATGGTTGGATCACAAGATAAGGACCTCCAGCTCTTCGATACGAATTATGCTGTTCGAGGTAGAACGATTGACAGGAACTTAGTAGACACCGCCTGCTCCTACTATGATGTCTCCGTTCAACTCAATGGCCTCTAG
- a CDS encoding ABC-2 type transporter-domain-containing protein, producing the protein MSSDEGHGKEPEKPVLSTDKAISSQGSYNTLIPEAGTTPDKGEGQVHDELLDLARRLTTQSQGGGAASLFPIAGDGPLDPTNPKFNAKAWAKAFYKVRKESLEGNPPKTTGIAFKNLNVYGFGSDTDFQKSVANVFFEAGRLAKKWLFNKKDERVDILYDLEGVVHSGEMLCVLGPPGSGCTTFLKTVAGDTHGFHVHESSTLNYQGIHPDQIRSAFRGEAIYTAEVDHHFPQLTVGDTLYFAAAARCPKNIPAGVSRKEYIEHLRDVTMAMFGISHTKNSRVGDDFIRGVSGGERKRVTIAEASLSYSPLQCWDNSTRGLDSANAVEFCRTLRMQADVMGCTSCVAIYQAPQDAYDLFEKVLVLYKGRQIFFGKASRAQLYFEELGFLCPEQQTTADFLTSMTSPSERIIRPGWENKTPRSPEDFARAWKESSDRALLLEDIEDYIERHPFHGKHYDRFMESRRMDQSSAQRANSPFTLSYLQQMNLTLWRSGVMLKTDPSLTITMLVTNFLQAIIVSSIFYNLPEATSAFQSRAVLLFFLILMNAFSSILEIINLYAKRKIVEKHARYALYHPSAEALSSMIVDLPYKITNAIITNITMYFMGNLRREPGAFFYFLLVIFTTTMTMSMLFRLIGSVTKSIAQAMAPSAIILLGLILYTGFTIPVQYMRSWISWSRWVNPIYYGLEAIVINEFAGMDFPCSVFIPSGPGYEDASPSGRACSAQGAVPGQDSVSGTAYIKSAYGYDPSHRWRNFGVMLAFMALYASLHLVATEYVASERSKGEVLVYLRKAMKHFKKSPGDIESGSVTSTNQQTYNGNVSGGKVEKNISVFHWKNVSYDIEIKGKPRRILDHVDGWVKPGTLTALMGSSGAGKTTLLDVLASRVTMGVVTGEMLVNGSLRDESFQRKTGYVQQQDLHLHTSTVREALTFSALLRQPSKYSRQEKLDYVDTVIDLLSMEDYADAIIGVPGEGLNVEQRKRLTIGVELAARPQLLLFFDEPTSGLDSQTSWSICNLMEKLTKSGQAILCTIHQPSAMLFQRFDRLLLLSKGKTIYFGDIGKDSHILVDYFTRNGAHGLPAGSNPAEYMLEVIGAAPGAITEIDWPDIWQNSAEYQLVQQELGKLASSASSEQPSTDTHVYEEFAASSLEQHRQVTKRVFEQYWRSPGYIYAKALLAVGVSLFIGLSFLNGDNTQRGLMNQMFGVFIFLSIFPQLVNQIMPVFALQRVMYEARERPSKTYSWKAFLTANIVVELAWNSLMSVFAFVCWYFPIGLYKNAEWTDSVDSRGITIYLHIWIFFAFASTFSHMMIAGLPSADIAGGAMNLLLIMMFTFCGVLAGPNALPGFWIFMYRINPFTYIIESFLGTSLGNAPMYCASNELVRFSAPNGSTCAEYAADFIAQAGGYLVDPESSDCGYCAMSETNTFLASVSVSFNNRWRDFGFMWAFCIFNVGMAFVFYWLARVPKNKKIKKE; encoded by the exons ATGTCTTCCGACGAGGGCCACGGCAAAGAGCCCGAAAAGCCAGTCCTCTCGACGGACAAGGCGATATCCTCCCAAGGCTCATACAACACCCTGATTCCCGAGGCCGGCACCACGCCCGACAAGGGAGAAGGGCAGGTGCACGATGAACTCCTTGACCTCGCCAGGCGGTTGACGACTCAATCCCAGGGCGGCGGTGCAGCGTCCCTTTTCCCCATCGCCGGAGACGGACCACTGGACCCCACCAACCCCAAATTCAACGCCAAGGCGTGGGCCAAGGCCTTCTACAAGGTCCGCAAAGAGTCCCTCGAGGGCAACCCGCCCAAGACGACGGGTATCgccttcaagaacctcaacgTGTACGGTTTCGGCTCCGACACCGACTTCCAAAAGAGCGTGGCCAACGTTTTCTTTGAGGCAGGCCGGTTGGCTAAGAAGTGGTTGTTCAACAAGAAGGACGAGCGTGTCGATATCCTCTACGATCTCGAGGGTGTCGTACACAGTGGAGAGATGCTCTGCGTGCTGGGTCCCCCAGGCTCCGGCTGTACGACGTTCCTAAAGACAGTCGCCGGAGACACCCACGGCTTTCATGTCCACGAATCGTCCACGCTCAATTACCAAGGCATCCATCCCGATCAGATTCGCAGTGCGTTCCGAGGCGAAGCTATCTACACCGCCGAAGTCGACCACCATTTTCCGCAGCTTACCGTCGGCGACACCCTTTACTTCGCGGCTGCGGCGCGATGCCCTAAGAATATCCCCGCTGGGGTCAGCCGAAAGGAGTATATAGAGCATCTCCGCGATGTAACGATGGCCATGTTTGGTATCTCACATACTAAGAATAGCCGCGTTGGCGATGACTTTATCCGCGGCGTCAGCGGAGGCGAGAGGAAGCGTGTTACAATTGCTGAAGCATCGTTGAGCTATTCTCCCTTGCAGTGCTGGGATAATAGCACCAGAGGGCTCGACAGCGCGAACGCAGTGGAATTCTGCCGAACTTTGAGGATGCAGGCTGATGTTATGGGTTGTACTTCGTGTGTCGCTATCTACCAAGCCCCTCAAGATGCCTACGAC CTCTTCGAAAAGGTTCTCGTCTTATATAAAGGCCGGCAAATCTTTTTCGGGAAAGCCTCCAGAGCCCAGTTATACTTTGAGGAGCTCGGCTTCTTATGCCCGGAGCAACAGACCACCGCTGATTTCCTCACTTCCATGACCAGCCCCAGTGAACGCATTATCCGCCCTGGCTGGGAGAATAAGACGCCTCGAAGCCCCGAAGACTTTGCCCGGGCATGGAAGGAGAGTAGTGACCGCGCTCTACTGCTGGAGGACATTGAGGATTATATCGAACGACATCCTTTCCACGGCAAACACTACGACAGGTTCATGGAGTCACGGCGCATGGACCAGTCCTCGGCTCAACGCGCTAACTCTCCCTTCACCTTATCCTATCTCCAGCAGATGAATCTAACCTTGTGGCGTAGTGGGGTCATGCTCAAGACGGACCCCAGCTTGACTATCACTATGCTAGTCACCAACTTCCTGCAGGCCATTATTGTCAGCAGCATTTTCTACAACCTGCCCGAAGCGACCTCGGCCTTCCAGAGCCGGGCTGTCCTGCtattcttcctcatcctcatgaACGCGTTCAGCAGCATCTTGGAGATTATTAACCTTTATGCCAAGCGTAAGATTGTCGAGAAGCATGCCAG ATATGCCCTATATCACCCCAGCGCCGAAGCCCTCTCTTCAATGATTGTGGACCTGCCGTACAAGATCACCAACGCAATAATCACTAACATCACCATGTACTTCATGGGCAATCTCCGCCGCGAGCCAGGTGCATTCTTCTACTTCCTGCTCGTCATCTTTACAACAACCATGACCATGTCCATGCTTTTCCGACTGATCGGGTCAGTCACTAAGTCAATTGCCCAAGCCATGGCACCGTCCGCAatcatcctcctcggctTGATCCTCTACACCGGCTTCACCATCCCAGTACAGTACATGCGCAGCTGGATCAGCTGGTCTCGGTGGGTTAACCCAATATACTACGGTCTAGAGGCCATCGTGATCAACGAGTTCGCCGGGATGGATTTCCCATGCTCCGTCTTCATCCCCTCCGGCCCGGGCTATGAGGATGCCTCGCCGAGCGGCAGAGCATGCTCCGCGCAGGGAGCCGTCCCTGGACAAGATTCGGTCAGCGGTACGGCGTATATTAAGAGTGCTTACGGTTATGATCCGTCGCATCGATGGCGCAACTTTGGCGTCATGCTTGCGTTCATGGCCCTATATGCCTCTTTACACCTGGTGGCCACTGAGTATGTCGCTTCTGAGCGCTCTAAGGGTGAGGTTCTGGTCTACCTTCGTAAGGCCATGAAGCACTTCAAGAAATCGCCGGGAGACATTGAGAGCGGTTCTGTGACCTCGACCAATCAGCAAACGTATAACGGCAACGTCTCAGGAGGAAAGGTCGAGAAGAACATATCAGTTTTCCACTGGAAGAATGTTTCCTACGACATCGAAATTAAGGGAAAGCCCCGCCGGATCCTGGACCATGTTGACGGTTGGGTCAAGCCAGGTACCCTGACTGCGCTGATG GGCTCTTCTGGTGCTGGTAAGACTACCCTTCTCGACGTTCTTGCCAGCCGTGTGACCATGGGTGTGGTTACTGGCGAGATGCTCGTGAACGGATCACTCCGCGATGAATCCTTCCAAAGAAAGACCGGCTACGTTCAGCAACAGGACCTCCATCTGCACACATCAACTGTCCGTGAGGCTCTTACATTCAGTGCCCTCCTTCGACAACCATCTAAATACAGCCGCCAGGAAAAGCTCGATTACGTCGATACGGTCATTGACTTGCTTAGCATGGAAGATTATGCGGATGCTATCATCGGTGTCCCTGGTGAAGGTCTTAATGTTGAGCAGCGTAAGCGACTAACAATCGGTGTAGAGCTCGCTGCTCGGccccagcttcttctcttcttcgatGAGCCTACCTCGGGCTTGGACAGTCAGACCTCGTGGTCGATTTGCAATCTCATGGAGAAGCTGACCAAGAGCGGGCAAGCCATCCTTTGCACTATTCACCAGCCTTCTGCCATGCTATTTCAAAGATTCGACCGTCTTTTACTGCTATCAAAGGGCAAGACTATCTATTTTGGCGATATCGGAAAAGATTCCCACATCCTCGTCGACTACTTCACCCGCAATGGCGCCCATGGCCTTCCGGCTGGTTCCAACCCGGCCGAGTACATGCTTGAGGTCATCGGCGCGGCTCCCGGCGCAATCACGGAAATCGACTGGCCGGACATCTGGCAGAACAGTGCCGAATATCAGCTGGTTCAACAGGAGCTAGGAAAGCTTGCGTCTTCGGCGTCGTCCGAACAGCCAAGTACTGACACTCACGTATACGAGGAGTTTGCCGCGTCATCCCTGGAGCAGCACCGGCAAGTGACGAAGCGGGTCTTTGAGCAGTATTGGCGAAGCCCTGGGTACATTTATGCCAAGGCTCTCCTCGCAGTCGGCGTT TCGCTTTTCATCGGACTTTCATTCTTGAACGGTGACAACACACAGCGTGGCCTGATGAACCAGATGTTCGgtgtcttcatcttcctcagtATTTTCCCGCAACTGGTCAACCAGATCATGCCCGTTTTCGCACTGCAGCGTGTCATGTACGAAGCTCGCGAGCGTCCATCCAAGACGTACTCCTGGAAGGCTTTTCTGACTGCCAACATCGTCGTTGAGCTTGCTTGGAATTCG CTCATGTCGGTTTTCGCCTTCGTCTGCTGGTACTTCCCCATTGGTCTGTATAAGAATGCCGAATGGACTGACTCCGTCGACTCGCGCGGCATTACGATATACCTGCATATCTGGATCTTTTTCGCCTTTGCTAGCACATTTTCACACATGATGATTGCGGGGCTCCCAAGTGCTGATATAGCTGGAGGTGCTATGaacctccttctcatcatgatgTTTACATTTTGCGG TGTCCTTGCCGGCCCGAATGCTCTCCCGGGATTCTGGATCTTCATGTACCGCATCAATCCCTTCACATACATCATCGAAAGTTTCCTCGGCACCTCCCTTGGTAACGCCCCTATGTACTGCGCGTCCAATGAACTCGTACGCTTCAGCGCCCCCAACGGCTCAACGTGCGCTGAGTATGCCGCCGATTTTATCGCTCAAGCTGGGGGCTACCTCGTGGACCCCGAGTCTTCTGACTGTGGCTATTGCGCCATGAGCGAGACTAATACTTTCTTAGCCAGCGTCAGCGTCAGCTTTAACAACAGGTGGAGGGACTTTGGGTTTATGTGGGCTTTCTGCATTTTCAACGTTGGCATGGCTTTCGTATTCTACTGGCTGGCAAGGGTacccaagaacaagaagatcaagaaggagtAG
- a CDS encoding uncharacterized protein (expressed protein) has product MYRAVPQHRGQHDLVCIACRTRKIRCNRAKPTCDGCQARGLACTYPERRKRKKANSRKRQPNEPHVSDHVLSGLLERLLRVEEKCTRLVADPSTVNTALSNNSPGSLQGSYSQTPGQTPEAHFVVSSAASRASIDNDAEETEASDLPSCLATPLNADVRLQQAFEQVLHLKRQNLFNQTVPLDYHIQPEIAKACIENFCTHFQIDTFPSFINIKLMHLIPDIIDMPEVTLEPAVLVLYYSIVYHGSVLIADDLGPQYSNLTQRVYGCCLRVLPAWRERSLGTKTDLISAILLMRASFQQCDFEFSWNMYRIVYQCIKKLNLHNIDQDFPSTFMRQSPDDGTDHDRQGLWALVLVDLFFRLLHDKPAIMTANLTEWRVNLPTINIVPEQPEHMVSTLAFFVKSRLTFLLLRFFDFFAQSSDDEDCIERIEGLCAEIEDLIGEWSVRDSMDANEENVSNWWTLYDLTLTASCSMMVMSRKMEALHSEVSGLPFPCYNKPVSVLSVNIARKVLELALLGLEKYTSPLAAAYLFGAFRCHIPYGCLVNHLFVSDPGEPCSTSLSDMVLLEKVAESMGTIAERDGDLLPLARTLHQLNITIHARWKGNAGQ; this is encoded by the exons ATGTATCGTGCTGTGCCGCAACACCGCGGCCAACATGATCTAGTG TGCATCGCTTGCAGGACTCGAAAG ATCCGATGTAACCGTGCCAAACCTACATGTGACGGCTGTCAAGCTAGAGGCCTGGCATGCACGTATCCGGAGcgaaggaaaagaaagaaggctAACTCCCGAAAGCGTCAGCCCAATGAACC TCATGTCAGTGATCATGTCCTCTCtggtcttcttgagagaCTACTTCGGGTTGAGGAAAAATGCACGCGCCTTGTTGCTGATCCATCGACGGTAAATACCGCGCTCAGCAACAATAGCCCAGGAAGCCTTCAAGGATCTTATTCCCAAACACCTGGGCAAACACCTGAAGCACATTTCGTGGTCTCATCGGCTGCATCCAGAGCTTCCATCGATAATGACGCAGAAGAGACAGAAGCCAGTGATTTGCCTAGTTGTCTAGCCACGCCCTTGAATGCCGACGTGCGCCTCCAACAAGCCTTTGAGCAGGTTTTGCATCTCAAGCGGCAGAACTTGTTCAACCAGACCGTACCTCTAGATTACCATATACAACCAGAGATCGCCAAAGCTTGTATTGAGA ACTTTTGTACGCACTTCCAAATCGACACGTTCCcgagcttcatcaacatcaagctgaTGCACCTCATCCCTGACATCATCGATATGCCTGAGGTCACTCTCGAGCCAGCGGTGCTGGTACTCTACTATAGTATTGTCTACCATGGTTCAGTGTTGATTGCTGACGATTTGGGACCTCAGTATAGCAATTTAACGCAACGCGTCTATGGTTGCTGTCTTCGTGTGCTGCCAGCTTGGAGGGAGCGCAGTTTGGGGACCAAGACGGACCTGATCTCTGCCATCCTTCTC ATGAGAGCTTCCTTTCAGCAATGCGACTTCGAATTCAGCTGGAACATGTACAGAATTGTGTATCAGTGCATAAAGAAGCTGAACCTCCACAACATTGATCAGGATTTTCCCAGTACCTTCATGCGGCAGTCACCCGATGATGGAACAGACCATGACAGGCAAGGTCTCTGGGCGTTGGTGCTCGTCGATCTATTCTTCCGTCTGCTACACGACAAGCCTGCCATCATGACGGCCAACTTGACCGAGTGGCGTGTCAATCTTCCCACAATCAACATCGTCCCTGAACAACCCGAACACATGGTTTCAACGTTGGCGTTCTTTGTCAAGTCACGGCTGAcctttcttctgcttcgcttcttcgacttctttGCTCAGAGCTCGGACGATGAGGACTGCATCGAACGGATTGAAGGACTCTGTGCTGAGATAGAAGACTTGATCGGAGAATGGTCTGTA AGAGATTCAATGGACGCCAACGAAGAAAACGTCTCAAATTGGTGGACGCTCTACGATCTCACGCTCACGGCAAGCTGCTCCATGATGGTCATGAGCCGCAAGATGGAGGCTCTCCATTCCGAAGTATCTGGCTTACCTTTCCCCTGTTACAATAAACCTGTATCTGTCTTGTCAGTCAACATCGCTCGTAAGGTCCTGGAGCTCGCTCTTCTGGGCTTGGAAAAGTATACAAGCCCGCTTGCCGCGGCATATTTGTTTGGCGCATTCCGCTGTCATATTCCTTATGGCTGCTTGGTTAATCACCTGTTCGTTAGCGACCCTGGAGAACCGTGCTCTACCTCGTTGAGCGATATGGTGTTACTGGAGAAGGTTGCCGAGAGCATGGGTACTATAGCAGAAAGGGATGGGGATCTTTTACCGTTGGCCCGTACACTTCATCAGCTAAACATTACTATCCATGCTAGATGGAAAGGGAATGCGGGGCAGTAG